Within Spinacia oleracea cultivar Varoflay chromosome 4, BTI_SOV_V1, whole genome shotgun sequence, the genomic segment CGTCCCATTATCACTACGAACAACTTTGAGAACTTTATTAAATTGGCGCTTTATCATAGCaataaaattcaagaaaatcgACTCAACTTTTGTTTtattactaatcaaataaacccACACGCCTctagaaaaatcatcaacaatggTCAAAAAATATTTCGCCCCACAAGACGAAATTGTCTTGTAAGGACCCCATAAATCAATGTAAACCAATTCAAACATACTATTAGCTTTGTTATCACTATTAGGAAAACTCTCTCTACATTTCTTTGCACGAGGACATACATCGCAAATCTGACTATTCTGTCTACTAAAATTACTCACTGGCGGGATCAACTTCAGTATTTTCTCCGACGGATGCCCCATACGTTCATGCCATAGATCGACCACACATGTTACTGCTAGCACCCTCACTTGCGGAAccccacggaaaaaatatagtccttctTGTCGTTCACCCacgccaatcaccatcctcgtcAACTGGTCCTGAATCACACaaattttgttagtaaattcaACGACACAACGTAATTCGTCACTCAATTGAGTTACAGAAATCAAATTGCAATTTAAATTTGGCACAAATAAAACATTATCAATTTTGAATCCACCGTTCAAAATTACCGAACCCAATTGATTCGAATTTCCGAGTTTTCCATCCGGCAACTCAACCAGATTATTGTGTATGGTTCGAACATGCCTCAAAATCGACAAAATTCCCGTCACATGATTTGAGGCTCCTGTGTCTATTATCCATCTAGAATCAATATTACCTTACAATTTAGATTGGGACTTATTACTGAGAAGATCAAGAATCTGCTGTACTTGCTCATTAGACACGCCTGCTAGGCCTTGTGTCCCTGCTCCCCCTCCGTGTTGTGTAGTATTGCTCGACGCAAAGCTACCAGCCCACCTTGCACATCATTTGCACGCACAGTAATGCTGCTGCTAGGTGTGAAGGGTCGACTACCCCTACCTCTACCACTCGAGCCTCTTCCACCACGCCCAGGGCCCCGTCCTCCTCTTTTCTTCTCGTCCCACCACTCGGGAAACCCGATAATCTGATAACACGTCTCCTCACTATGACCTTCACGATTACAATGCTGGCAAAATAACTTCTCACCTTCCCCGTATCTCTGCTTGGGACGTGCCTCAACTTTGAAGGCCATAACATTATGTCCTGCCTGTCCCTCCTTAACTCGAAGGCTCTCCGTATTGACGACGGTTTGGTACGCCACATCAACAGATGGCAATGGCACCTGTGCCAAAAGTTGTGCGTGAATGGCTTCGTAGGGCTCGTCCAGCCGTATCAAAAAATAATGCAAATGGTCCTCTGCACGTATATCACCAACCTGTTGTGCAATGTTGCATTTGCACGCTCCACACGTACACCTCGGCACACGTGCATACATCACCAACTCCTTCCATAGCTTGGACAGACACGCATAATACTCCGTAACAGTGTCCGTAGACGTTTGTTTACACGCCCCAATAGCAGTCTTGATGTAGCAGATGCGTGTCCCACTTACAACACAAAACCGCTTCCTCAAATGCGTCCATAACTCCTCTACAACGTCGAAATCCTCAAGTTGAGACCTCAAATTTTCTGCGACAGTGTTGGTAATCCAGGAAACCACCATGGAATTGACAgcaatccaatgtttcatcttGGTTTTGTATGATGTAGGTTCTGTTATTGAACCATCTATGAAgccaaatttgaattttgacacCAAGGAACGTCGAACGGCCTTAGCCCACTCGTCGTAGTTCGATGCTCCACGTAGTTTGACTGGCGTAATCACAATCCCGGGTCCATCACCCGAACCCAGATAGTAATCAAGGTCGACTGATTGATCTGACGAAGATTGATCATCATCGTTGGCCATGGTTTTTGCTCACGTTCTCCTCTCTCAATCTCTCTGTGCGGCAAttagagaaaaaaaagaaaaattagggtttttcaaccttagctcttgataccatgttaaATTGACTCAATGTCTCAAGTATTCTCATTAATCTCAATCGTACATATATTACACAAGGGAAGGCTAATTAGGTAACTACATATATTTAGAATATTACAATAttaacataaatataatatactccgtatattgtaACAATGTCCCATTGATAGCTGATTTTGTACCTGCAATTATCCAATTAACACCCAACTTGATAGGTGGAGAAACATCTAGTGAGATCAATCAAGTCTTGGAGATATATTAAACTAAGTTTTTTTAAAAGATGAGTGAGTTAGTGGgggaaataggggtatttggagggaattcatttttaaaaaaattgttaaaaatgAGCCACATGACGGTCACGTATCAGTCAACGTCGGAAAATTAGCGTTGACCACTGAAAAATGGGCTTTCGTCCTtattcataataaaaaaaacttgaCTTGTACTCTTTCTCCCAACTTTTTTTTAGAAAGGTCATTTGCCACAAATTTTTGACTATAAAATTAAGGTCCTTTATGACAAATTTTGGTAAATTTAAATTCTATAGTTATATAGTTATATTTCAAAAAATGACCTTGAATTGTTTTATAGGTCGTGCATATGACCTGTTTTTATTTGGTCCCGATTTATCATTTTGGGTACTCCACATTAATTAGAATTGTTTTATATGTTGTTTAGGTTACGATTCCAAACCGTGGGTTCGTAACGATTTCCAGTTCTGATCATATATACTTcatctgttcttttttaaatgacacaattatttaaacatgtttgtcaatgcacgatttcaaaaattaatatcttcaattacgAATATAAAAAATTGCAATATTTTAAAAACGTTTATTGAGACGAAATTAATAAGACCCTACAGTCTCACACGACTCTGTTTTTTTCTTaactataaatcacaaaaggagtTTGTATGAATAGTGTCCAACATCCAATTATCTCATATAAACAAAAACGGATGAAGTACATAAGTAACCATCAAGAACAATAATGTGAGGAAATCTaaacaagaacaaaaaaaaaacgattGATGTACCGTCTTTTTGAAAGAGATGAACAAGCTTTAAacataggaaaatttggtaatattaatccaacctttgaccgattttcttttattaagcccacctacgacatattttttaataatcccacctttattacccaacaacttttattgggcccaacaggtcataaaactgttgtaagcggcattatttctctacatggcagtactctctctcgatatattcagtcatcatcatcaattcatcaccatctcgttgactttttcaccgattaccggccacttaagcccaataaaagtcgtcgggtaataaaggtgggattattaaaaaatatgtcgtaggtgggattaataaaagaaaatccgccaaaggttggattaatattaccaaattttccttaaacATAAACAAAGTGATTTAATTTAAGTATAAAGATGATAAGTTAGTAATTAACCATTATACAATATGTAAGAATGACATAACAAATTCACAACCCAATTTTAATTATCTTAACCTAACTTTAGAAATTTGGATGTTAATAAAGTCTTTAATCTCAGCAAACAACAAATCAGCCTGAGGTAATTGAGGAAAAATGTAGAATGCATGAATTGCATTAGAATACTCCACTAACTTCACATCTTTCTCATTTCTTCTCAACCATTCATAATACCTCTTTTGCCAATCCTTTAACGGGTCAAACCCGCCCGTAAATAACAACATGGGTGGTAATTCAAGCCCACTTATATCCATTGCGTTGGGCCCACTTACATTCACGGCCCAATGATCCCAATCTTCCCCTTCTGGCAAGTAAGCCTTCCACATCCATTCACTTCTCTCCCTCGTAATTAACGGCATCCCATCGAGTTCAATCTCCGAGTTGGCTGGTTCCTTCCCGCCAAAAAACGGTTGGATGTTGATGATTCCGGCGATTTTAAGGTGAGAGAAGGAGGAGGATGATTTGGCGTAGTTGACAGCAAGGTAGTGTACGAGGTTACCGCCGGCAGAATCTCCGGCAAGGAAGACGGTTGATATATCAGCATTCTTCGGCCAATGTGGGATGCCGAGACGGTTCTGAGGTTCTTCGAGGAACTTAAGGATTGCGTATCCGTCGTTGTATTGGCTAGGGAATTTGTGTTCCGGGCAGAGGCCGTACTCGACGGAGCAAACGACGACGTTTAGTTCACGGGAAAATCGGCGGCAAACGGCGTCGTAAATGTTAGAGGCGGCGCTGAGAAGGGAAAACCCGCCTCCGTGGAAGAAGACGATGACCGGGAGTGATGCAACGGCGGCGGAATGGTGAGGGACGTAGAGGCGAAACCAGAGGTTGTTGGAAGGGTCGAAAACGACGTCGTGAGAGGAGACAGACTTGTGTGGGATTGGGTTGGGAGGTACATGGCGGTCAAAAAGCTTCACGACAGCGCGGTTGATGGTGCCGTTGTTGCGACGGACGCCGTCAATGACGAAGCTGAGTAATGTGACTTGTACTCGTGTTTTAAAAGGTAGGGAAAGAGATTGGGGTGTTGGGGTTGCCATTTTGGAGAAAAGGGGGGAGAGAAAATTTTAAATTGTTTGTTGCAATGGTATTGACATTAGTGCAGTTAAAAAGAATATcgctagacctggttattggacaggatTGTTCGTAAAAATTCTAGCAAAATATGCACTCATTTATTTTCttctatttttcgaaattgTGTGTGGAAAATAGTCAAAATACTTTTCCAAATCTGTGACAGGGAGGAAGAGTATGATATTCATGCAATTTACAGACATTCTTTGTCTTGTTACTTATTTGTTGGTCGTTGCTATTTTCGCTCATATCTATTTAGGGAGCCTAACAAAATGGCACTTATAATGGTACACATTAGCCTTATAAGCTACTCTGTAATCTTATATTAGTGTATTTCGTGTGGGTGGAAAATAGAAATGACTGTCTATTATTAACGATAGATGTAATAAAAATTAGTGTCATGTGGTCGTTTCTcctaataaaatatataatgttCTTATACCAAAAATACCAAAAGGGTTTATTGTAATTTATATTTATCACTATTTTTTCGTCATCTTTATTCCTCTTTTATCCTTTCATCATTTTCATTTTATAGGAACAAGTGATGGAAATatacataacaaaataaaatggaAAATTAGTCAATGTTACGTTATAGCCGAAAAGGACGATTCATACACAAAGTATTTCAAAGCTAAATTCCACGTAAGTATATGCTCTTAAATTCTTAATAGATTAACTAACATTTGTGTTTTTTCAGCCTACTCCTAGCTAGCAAAACTTTGCAAGTTTTTTATATGTACAACGTACATCAACGGTCGATCTCTAAATCCACCATCCATGTCACGTGTTAGAGTTGTTGAAGCACGTAAAGATCAATTAATTGGATTTTGGgccatttaaaatttaaatacgGCGTAGGAATAATCGAATAACCACAAGTCCACAATTATCACTCTCGGAATTAAATGAAAAgttattactacctccgtttcagaaagttctttacagttactatttgcacgaactccaatgcagtatttaactactaatatatccaatttcgtacgtggaaaaattataaaaagttgatattctgaaagtACATACCGAGACCATTCTAACAAGAttttacatgtaacgttttgatgtatataatagtgggaatttacggtcaaagttttcatactttggacacattttccaaagcgtaaataACTTtctgaaacagaggtagtagtATGTAAACGACCACAATAATAGGGAAAAGAGATTTCATATCATTTAACTCCCGTGCTTGTTAGAGTTGATACAACGATGTTTTGTTCAAATTGGGTCACCTTTAAACAATATGAAGGTAATTAAAGATCTATCATATACATGCAAGTGCTACTATTTGGTTATTTCATTATTTGCTTGCTAGTTCTAGTTGTCCATTTGCAATCGGATAATGCTTTGAAGTTGTGGAGAGGTTTACGATAGCTCTAATTTACCACTGTTAAATCCTTTTCTATATAGAAATAACCGACCACAATAATAATCGTCGGTACAGTAGGAAATAAACAATagcgtaattttttttataaatttaaattaatttccgtcaaAGTTGAAATATTTTGGTGAAATGAACTAATAAAAACATACTCGGAATTACCACTAGTGTCTCATCTTACCGGTTACCACCAAGTGAGCTAACGCATTATATTCCAATTTAATATGAGAAATACTAAAGCTTTAAAGAAAATTATCTTCTCAATAACTTCATAGTCAGGTGGTATAATAGACGCTGTTagtggagtttttttttttgatatacgatgaaaatcatgaaacgaacaaggaaaacaaaaaataaagaactAAATCgaataagaaaacaaaaaataaaagaactaAATCGAATAAGAAACGGAAAAAGCTAAAGATAGACCATGTTGCCTATGTgactatgtcaaaaaaaaaaaaagatagacCCTCTTCCTCAGCTCTAGTGAGCATGGAAAAACATATCTTTGTTGACCTTTGTGAATGATACAAGTTATAAAGTGTTTTTGCGTTGTTAAACTTTtaggattccaattccaaaATTAATTTGTTGCAAGATTTAATTTGATGGTTACCGTGTGCCGTGTTCGAAATAAACACtacatatatgtatatatacaaAACCTTTTTCTTGACAAATTTGAAGTTTGCTTCTAGACAAGAGGGATAAATTATTTAGAAAACCCTTCCAACGAGAGAAATCTGATCAGGGGCGGATGCATAGTGTAAACTAGGTAGACATttcaaaattacaaatttgTTCAACGTAGGATTTGAACCCATGACCAAAGGGAGCAATATTATAACTCAATTTCCCTGCTAACCATTCTAGCATCTTGTCTCTATGTTTTTATGTTGCAGATTAAATATATAAACCTTATTTTTAGTTCgccaaatatttaaaattctatatattttttcttttttcaaggATGACACATCATATTCTCATATGAATTTTAATTTCTATTTCGCATATTTTTAAAGTTCTGTTGTTATTTGCTTTTATAACACGATATACTCCGTATACATTTATCTTGTATAATCTTTAAAATCTTACAATTTATAAAATAAGAGCGAACGGTGAAATTGGTAAACTTTATGTAAACATTGTAATTAGTACTCCGCAAATTGtcattttcattttatttatttttttaaaaaaattatagtttttatttcttttaaaagtGTCTACCCTGTTTCAAAATCCTAGATACGCCAGTGAATCTGATGCCTTCGATAAATTTGAAGATGCCATTTGCTATGTACTATATCATCCTTGCCAATATTGGtagtatttttttaatgtttcaCTAACAAAATATGTGGGATTGTGGAATCTTCAGCAttgacatttttttttgtttgttaatgcatgtgtttgtttgtttgttactCCATAATTAACATAACGTACATAATGTTCTATCATCTTTGATTTTGTGTAGATCTCTCCGTTAATGGGAATTGGGCCAAATGTCAACACAAGTTCACAACTCTCATTTTCTATTCTTTTTAACGAAAACTTCTAAAGATTGAGTATACCTGTTATAAAATTAACATATATTCTTGTACAATATATGTACCAAATTATGAGTTGATCATATAATTTGATATTTATCGTCATTttttatttcagattttttttacCACTTTATCAAATGTAATTTTATATTTACCATCttaattttataaaatgttttattcACCATCTCCAAACAGTTTTCATCCAACTTTCGGTCCTTTAGTTTAAACCTAACTTATTTAATTGAAAACCTTATTAAAAAGGaggaaattaaattaaagaagTCGGTTAAGCGGAGCTCACATGGATGAAAGATCGGatgaaatttgttaaaaatggTGAATACGAAAgttttcataaaattaaggtggtaagtatgaaattacattttataagttggtaaatacaaaaacatAAAACTTAAAGTTGGCAAATATGACAATATGACTTAGTCCCtaaactagtataatacccgcgcgatgcacgatttataatctaaatataaatttgtatgaaatctggtagataattatcatcaaaataaattttatagatattctccaaataaaaaataattaatgatggataaatttgttattccTCATTcaatgtcttatttattaaaaaaaattaaacaaataagggtacatagataaaattattttcattctcattcaccacttGTGTCAAACATATGGTTATCTCACCCGCCATTCACTTAGATATTAATACCCACTTAAAACTCGCACAGTCGCCCCGTCAACCTCATGATCGGATCACTTAACACCTATCTAGAAAATTTACTTTATTGAGTTAGATATGACTTTGAGACGGGGCAGAGTATTCACAACCGCACCCGCCTACAATTCTCATCTTTATCCCCTCCATCTACGATATAGGAACGATACCCACCCCTCTCAACCCCCATCTcgagaggtacaaaataaaatccaTCCTCTGTTCATCACCCCCCTTCACATGTAtcaacaggtcgagtattaagggacggagggagtaatttttttGCACGAAATTTTAAAGTGATATTGCAGTCATTTAcattaatatataaaaaatattttgttattgcaaatatattaataataaggAAACGTAATCATTTAGATCATATGATTTTGGacatagtttttttttaacgcaaaccgacgaaatatatatatatattaattaattagggatAAAAACCCTAATACTAACAAAAGCAAGCATGATCCAGAAAAAAATCAGATCAGCTGAGCAAATCATCCTTGTCCTCCTAACTATCTTCCTTAAGCCCGCAAAAGATAGGACTATCAAAATGAGGATGAAAATCGTTATCTATCCTAATACCATAATCGATATTACGAAAATACTTATGCTTTAAAACTAGGATTATATACATCCAAAAAGACGCCATATATAACCTTGTGAAGCCTGCGTCGCACCAAAAGAAAGATCCAATTAGTTGTTGGTGACAGAATTGATCTCCTCATCGTCTTCAACTTCAACAATTTCTATATCCTTTGGAATTGTTGAACTACCAACAACAAATGGAACAAAAGCCTTTCCTTTACCCTTATCAGTATTGCTTCCAACCTTTCCTGAATCCTTATCCTGCATCACCTGTTTGATAGTAGAGACTATGGAACCGAATACAATTTCTGTAGCTGAAGAAGTCTGAGCTATATTGTTGTTTTTTGCTGCATTTTCTTTTCTTGCATTGCACATTGCCCGAACTTGATCCCGGGCATTTCTTCTCATCTCCTCAGCATATGCTGGATTTGCTTTTTCAAAATCCCCTTCATATTCCTCTTTTGCACAAGATGGAATGATGTAGTGAAGCTTATGTTGCACCACCATAATCAAAGAGTGAGCTGCCAAAGCATGAGCAACTCTATTATAGGTCTTTGGAATGTGAGAGAAACTAATGATCCAGTTTTCTCCCAAAAGCTGAGTAACCTCTCGAAGAACCGGACCCAATTCATGATGAGTatgatctttcaccttatcaAGAAGGAGCTTAAGATTCAAAGCATCTGTTTCAACTTCTAACTTATCAATTAAGAAGTTCTTTGCAATTTTTAGGCCCTCTCTCAAAGCATAGAGTTCAGAAGCCAAAGGAGAATGAACCCTAAATTTAGTAGAGAACCCAACAAACCAGGAGCCAGTGTGCCTTCTGAATACACCTCCTCCTCCTGCCACATTTTCTGATTTCCAAGCACCATCAATATTTAGTTTCATATATCCTTCCAAAGGTGGCATCCACTGCTTCCTAATAGGGGGAAGATTCGTTTTGATATCTGTACTTTTACCCTGCAAAGCCAAGTTAGTAGAGTTCCAGTCTATAAAGAAAGAGTTATAAAGAGAGAAAGCACTTTTCATTTTGAGATCAAAAACAGCTTTGTTTCTAGAGATCCAAATATGCCAAATAGCAACAATAAAAATAACTTTCCAAGAAGCAGAATTATGGAGATTGAAATGAATCCAATCCTTCTAACTTGAATTATAAAAAGCACAGAACTGGAAATGTTCAGTGTTCCAAACCCTCTAAAAAATGAAGGACCACAGAACACTAGATTGGGGGCAATCCCTAAAAAGATGTAAGTGATCCTCTTTTTGCTGTTGGCACCTAGAGCAGATAGGGCTAATATTTGGAATTCTTTGATTTAAAATAGCAGCTACTGGTAATATTTCATGACAGCAATTCCAAAGAAGCATTTTGTATTTGTAAGGAC encodes:
- the LOC130471322 gene encoding uncharacterized protein, translating into MANDDDQSSSDQSVDLDYYLGSGDGPGIVITPVKLRGASNYDEWAKAVRRSLVSKFKFGFIDGSITEPTSYKTKMKHWIAVNSMVVSWITNTVAENLRSQLEDFDVVEELWTHLRKRFCVVSGTRICYIKTAIGACKQTSTDTVTEYYACLSKLWKELVMYARVPRCTCGACKCNIAQQVGDIRAEDHLHYFLIRLDEPYEAIHAQLLAQVPLPSVDVAYQTVVNTESLRVKEGQAGHNVMAFKVEARPKQRYGEGEKLFCQHCNREGHSEETCYQIIGFPEWWDEKKRGGRGPGRGGRGSSGRGRGSRPFTPSSSITVRANDVQGGLDQLTRMVIGVGERQEGLYFFRGVPQVRVLAVTCVVDLWHERMGHPSEKILKLIPPVSNFSRQNSQICDVCPRAKKCRESFPNSDNKANSMFELVYIDLWGPYKTISSCGAKYFLTIVDDFSRGVWVYLISNKTKVESIFLNFIAMIKRQFNKVLKVVRSDNGTEFNFLQGYFFKSGILFESSCVGTPQQNGRVERKNQHILNVARALRFQGNFPKKFWGECILAASYLINRTPTPILQNKTPNEMLFGELPSYESIRLIGCLCYAYNLRSKGDKFESRSRKCVFLGYPFGKKGWQLYDLERREYFVSRDVRFHERVFPYVEEVGVLSVIAGLDELRATDEDVAHWDNGVDNDLGSGHCVGEGAGVRELRDAAVGEIREAETAGDGSRVGEALQPGGEALQPGREALQQPHTEALQMGLGEALQQTRVPDDAQQGVVRDAGAVRDESTTSLRQQGDVVGEIEV
- the LOC110792080 gene encoding probable carboxylesterase 18; translation: MATPTPQSLSLPFKTRVQVTLLSFVIDGVRRNNGTINRAVVKLFDRHVPPNPIPHKSVSSHDVVFDPSNNLWFRLYVPHHSAAVASLPVIVFFHGGGFSLLSAASNIYDAVCRRFSRELNVVVCSVEYGLCPEHKFPSQYNDGYAILKFLEEPQNRLGIPHWPKNADISTVFLAGDSAGGNLVHYLAVNYAKSSSSFSHLKIAGIINIQPFFGGKEPANSEIELDGMPLITRERSEWMWKAYLPEGEDWDHWAVNVSGPNAMDISGLELPPMLLFTGGFDPLKDWQKRYYEWLRRNEKDVKLVEYSNAIHAFYIFPQLPQADLLFAEIKDFINIQISKVRLR